ACCTGTTCAGGCTCAAGGAGGAGGCCCTGGATGTGCAGTTGTTCCGATATATAGGACGAGGCGGCCATGGCGGCCGTGGCACCGTCCCCTGCGGCCGTTATGACCTGCCTCAGGAATTTATCCCTGACGTCGCCGGCGGCGAATAGACCTTCAACGCTGGTTTCCATTCTCTCGTTGGTCAACAGCCATCCGCCCTTCGTGGATTCGACAAGTCCCTCCATGAAGGAGATGTTTGGATCCATGCCGGTGAAGACGAACACGCCCGAGACCGGGAGATCCGAAACTTCTCCGGTCCTGACATTTTTCAGAACGAGCTTTTCAAGCATGTCCTCTCCGGCTATCTTTTCAACAACTGAGTTCCATATGACCTCTATCTTGGGGTTCGTCAGGGCTCTCTCCGTGGCCATTCTATCGGCGCGGAAACTGTCCCTCCGGTGAATGATGAACACCTTTGAGGCAAACTGGGTCAGGTAGACGGCTTCTTCCACGGCCGTGTTTCCCCCTCCGATGACCGCGATCTCCTGGTCCTCGAAAAAGGCTCCGTCACAGACCGCGCAGTAACTGACGCCCCTGCCTGTAAATTCCACTTCTCCGGGAGCACCCAGCCTTCTGAAGCTGGCGCCGGTAGCTATGATGACGGCTTCGGCCTCTATTTCCCCCTTATCGGTATGGATGACCTTTCTTCCGCCGTCAAGGGTTATCTTCCTGACCTCGGTTTCCAGGAACTCGGCCTTGAAGTGCTCGGCATGTTCTCTGAAGCTATCGGCCAGTTCAGCGCCGCTGGCATGGAGGACGCCCGTCCAGTTCTCGATCTCACCGGTGGAATTTATCTGACCCCCCGGTATTCCCTTTTCGAGGACCAGGACGTCAAGTCCCGATCTCTTCCCGTAGATGGCGGCAGTGAGCCCCGCTGGTCCTGCTCCTATGATCACGAGTTCCCTTTTTCCCATCGGCGCATTCCTCCTGAACGTAAGGTTTTCTCTCCGTGAAAACTCATAACATTGTATCAAAAGGGCGATCTCTTCAAAACGATCACCCTGGCGATCCCCTGCAGATCTCTGGTCATGGATTCGAAAATCATCGGCTTTTCCGTTATTGAAATCAGCCTTTCCGCCTGCTCGTCATTTCCCGTCTCGAGGATGAGGGTGCCTCCCGACGCAAGGATCGTCGGCGCCCATTTTACCAGGGTCAGATAATGGTCAAACCCGGACTTTCCTCCGTTGAGAGCGCAAGGGGGCTCATGACGGCCCACTTCCGGCATCAGTTCAGAAATCTCCTTGGTGGGAATATAGGGAGGGTTACTGATGATCATCTCGAATCCCGAGGTTGGAACAGGAATCCTCTCGAAGGAGGAGCTGTGGCAGAGCAGGCATCTTCCCAGGAGGCCTCTTTCCTTGAGGTTTCTCCACGCCCAAGAGAGGGCCCGGGGACTGCTGTCGACGGCGACGCACCTGCTGCACGGGTTGTCAAGCAGTATGGAAACAGCGATGCACCCGGAACCGGTTCCCCAGTCCAGGAAAAGCCCACCCCGGAAGTGGTTTCTGCTTTCCAGCACCAGCAATTCCGTCTCGGGGCGGGGGACCAGGCAACCGGGACCGACCCTGAAAAGGTGGTCCATGAATTCGCAGTAACCGGTTATATACTGAAGAGGTTCCCTGGCGGCCCTCCTCTCCAGGACGTCCATCAGGCCTGGAACAAGCTCACCGGGGAAGATTCTTTCTGGGTGGGCAAGGAGGATAACCCGTTCTACTCCCATTACATGACAGATCAAAAGATCGGCTTCGAACCAGGGTCTTTCGATCCCGGCTTCGATAAGCCTCGTGGAAGCTAGTTTTCGGGCCTCCCAAAGTTCCAAGGTTTAACCTTCCATGGTTCTCATCTTCTCCGCCTGATCGGCCATGGCCAGGGCGGTTATCATCTCCTGGAGATCCCCCTCTAGCATGCCATCCAGTCGGTGGAGGGTCAGACCGATGCGATGATCGGTCACACGGTTCTGCGGGAAATTGTAAGTACGGATCCTCTCGGACCTTTCCCCCGTTCCAACCTGCCCCTTGCGCTCGGCTGCCACCTTCTCCTGCTGATGCCTGAGCTCCAGGTCGTAGAGCTTCGCCCTCAGGAAATTCATTGCCTTGACACGGTTTTTTATCTGTGACCTTTCATCCTGGCAAGTAACGACAATGCCGGTCGGGAGATGGGTTATCCTGACGGCGGAGTCGGTCATGTTCACATGTTGGCCACCCGCTCCGCTGGCCCGATAGGTATCAATCTTGAGGTCTTCCTGCCTGACTTCGACATCGACATCCTCGGCCTCGGGGAGGACCGCCACCGTGGCGGTGGAAGTATGGATCCTCCCGCTCGATTCGGTCACGGGGACCCTCTGGACCCTGTGGACGCCGCTCTCAAATTTAAGCTGGCTGTAAGCACCTTGTCCGTCGATCCTGAAGACGACCTCCTTGTAACCCCCGATGCCGGTCTCGTTGCTGTTCAATACTTCGATGCTCCAGCCGTTGCCCTCGGCGAAGAGGGAATACATGCGGAAGAGGTCACCGGCGAAGAGGGCCGCCTCGTCGCCCCCGGTCCCGGCCCTGATCTCCACGATGACGCTTTTGTCGTCGTTGGGGTCCTTCGGGAGCAAAAGGATCTGGAGCCTCGACTCCAGTTCTTCCATCTTCGGCTCGAGCTCGCGCGCCTCTTCCTGAGCCAGTTCTTCGAGTTCGGGGTCCCCCGAGTGGACGAGTTCCCTGGCCTCCTCGAGCCTAGAGCGAACACCCCTGTATTCCCTGTAGGTCTCCACGACCCCGACGATCTCGGAGCGCTTCTTGCCGAGGCGTTGGAGCTCTCCCGGGTTCGAACCCACCGAGGGCTCGGACATCCTGCGTTCTATATCCTCCAGGGATTTTTCCAGTTCTTCCAGTTTCCCATCTATATTATTAATCGTCACTTTTCACCACCGTCGGTTTGTCCCGTTGCATCCTCCCCCTCAAGGGCGAGGTCAAGCGCCGCCAGGGCTACTTCTATCTGTTCCAGGTCTGGCTCTCGGGTGGTCAGGTATTGGAGCCAGAGCGCCGGAGCCATAAGGATCCTTCCAAGGGTGCCCTTCCTCGAGCACCATCGGATCATCTCATAGGAGACGCCTATCACGACGGGCAGGAGCAGCAATCTCGAGGCAACCCGCCAGGCGATGGATCCATGCCCGGCCGCCGCGAAGACCAGGACGCTCACGGCGACCACCACAAGCAGGAAGGAGGTACCGCAACGGGAGTGAATCCTCGAAAATCTGGATACCTGTTCCTTGTCCAGCGTAGCCCCGGATTCCCAGGCATTTATGGTCTTATGCTCCGCGCCATGGTAGGCGAAAACCCTGGCGATGTCCTTCCAGAGTCCTATTAGGGCGATATAGGCCACGAAAACCGCCGCCCTAGCCACACCTTCCATGATATTTCCCCAGAAACGGCTCATGCCCAGGTACCGTATCCCGAGATCGGAAATCCAGACGGGAAGCAGTATAAAGAGCCCGATGACCCCGAGTATCGCCACGGCGAAGGTCACGACCAGTTCTAGGGGGCCGATCTTCTCTTCCTCGCCCAGTGCCACCTGGGCTGAAAGAGAGATGGCGCGGAAGCCGGTGACGAGCATCTCCACCATCATGGCAAGGCCTCGAAGAACCGGGAGATTCCAGGGCGGGGAGGAGTTCCACGGCAGGGTCTCCCACCTTCTCTTCCAGATATCCCCTCCAGGTGATCTCACGGCCAGCGCCCAACTGCTGGGGCCTCTCATGAGAACGCCCTCGATGACGGCCTGACCTCCGACGGGTATCTCCCTGGTTGAAAAAAACCAGGGGAGCACAAGGGAAAGGATGACGGAAAAGGAGTAGGTGGTCCCTAGCATCCGGATAGGACCTCTTCCATGGTCGAAAAGGGTTTTCCGCAGGGCTTGCTTTCAAAGCAGCGCCCCCGGGTGAGACAATCCGGGCCGGCCAGTGAAAATAGCAACGGAGCCTTTTCCCTGGCCGAAATAAGCATCCTCCGGGCCAGGTCTCGAATCTCCCACTGGGCTCGGCGGCAGAGACGCATCGCGAAGAAGTGATGCAGTTCGCGGGCGTTCATCGTCACCACT
This DNA window, taken from Thermovirga sp., encodes the following:
- the trxB gene encoding thioredoxin-disulfide reductase translates to MGKRELVIIGAGPAGLTAAIYGKRSGLDVLVLEKGIPGGQINSTGEIENWTGVLHASGAELADSFREHAEHFKAEFLETEVRKITLDGGRKVIHTDKGEIEAEAVIIATGASFRRLGAPGEVEFTGRGVSYCAVCDGAFFEDQEIAVIGGGNTAVEEAVYLTQFASKVFIIHRRDSFRADRMATERALTNPKIEVIWNSVVEKIAGEDMLEKLVLKNVRTGEVSDLPVSGVFVFTGMDPNISFMEGLVESTKGGWLLTNERMETSVEGLFAAGDVRDKFLRQVITAAGDGATAAMAASSYISEQLHIQGLLLEPEQV
- the prmC gene encoding peptide chain release factor N(5)-glutamine methyltransferase, with amino-acid sequence MELWEARKLASTRLIEAGIERPWFEADLLICHVMGVERVILLAHPERIFPGELVPGLMDVLERRAAREPLQYITGYCEFMDHLFRVGPGCLVPRPETELLVLESRNHFRGGLFLDWGTGSGCIAVSILLDNPCSRCVAVDSSPRALSWAWRNLKERGLLGRCLLCHSSSFERIPVPTSGFEMIISNPPYIPTKEISELMPEVGRHEPPCALNGGKSGFDHYLTLVKWAPTILASGGTLILETGNDEQAERLISITEKPMIFESMTRDLQGIARVIVLKRSPF
- the prfA gene encoding peptide chain release factor 1, coding for MNNIDGKLEELEKSLEDIERRMSEPSVGSNPGELQRLGKKRSEIVGVVETYREYRGVRSRLEEARELVHSGDPELEELAQEEARELEPKMEELESRLQILLLPKDPNDDKSVIVEIRAGTGGDEAALFAGDLFRMYSLFAEGNGWSIEVLNSNETGIGGYKEVVFRIDGQGAYSQLKFESGVHRVQRVPVTESSGRIHTSTATVAVLPEAEDVDVEVRQEDLKIDTYRASGAGGQHVNMTDSAVRITHLPTGIVVTCQDERSQIKNRVKAMNFLRAKLYDLELRHQQEKVAAERKGQVGTGERSERIRTYNFPQNRVTDHRIGLTLHRLDGMLEGDLQEMITALAMADQAEKMRTMEG
- a CDS encoding DUF1385 domain-containing protein — translated: MLGTTYSFSVILSLVLPWFFSTREIPVGGQAVIEGVLMRGPSSWALAVRSPGGDIWKRRWETLPWNSSPPWNLPVLRGLAMMVEMLVTGFRAISLSAQVALGEEEKIGPLELVVTFAVAILGVIGLFILLPVWISDLGIRYLGMSRFWGNIMEGVARAAVFVAYIALIGLWKDIARVFAYHGAEHKTINAWESGATLDKEQVSRFSRIHSRCGTSFLLVVVAVSVLVFAAAGHGSIAWRVASRLLLLPVVIGVSYEMIRWCSRKGTLGRILMAPALWLQYLTTREPDLEQIEVALAALDLALEGEDATGQTDGGEK